From Nicotiana tabacum cultivar K326 chromosome 22, ASM71507v2, whole genome shotgun sequence, one genomic window encodes:
- the LOC107769052 gene encoding bifunctional monodehydroascorbate reductase and carbonic anhydrase nectarin-3-like, translating into MAATKSLFIISFLFLSSAFLARSAEVDDESEFSYDEKNENGPANWGKIYPEWNTCNTGKLQSPIDLLNKRVEVVSNLGKLRKHYKPSNATLLNRGHDMMLRWEGGAGHLKINGTKYQLKQCHWHTPSEHTINGKRFNLEAHLVHESDDGKTAVIGIMYKIGRPDFFLSMIEKDLKALANTKGIERAIGTIDPNLIKMDGKKYYRYIGSLTVPPCTEDVVWTIDRKVKTITKRQMKLIREAVHDESKTNARPAQPVNKRPIKFYKPEERP; encoded by the exons ATGGCAGCAACCAAAAGCTTGTtcattatttcttttcttttcctttcaagTGCATTTCTTGCAAGATCTGCAGAAGTTG ATGATGAGAGTGAGTTTAGTTACGATGAAAAAAACGAGAATGGACCAGCTAACTGGGGCAAGATTTATCCAGAATGGAACACCTGCAATACTGGAAAATTGCAGTCTCCAATTGATCTTCTTAACAAAAGGGTTGAAGTAGTATCAAACTTGGGAAAACTTCGTAAGCATTACAAACCATCCAATGCCACTCTCTTGAACAGAGGCCACGATATGATG TTGAGATGGGAAGGTGGTGCAGGTCACTTGAAGATAAATGGAACAAAATATCAACTCAAACAATGTCATTGGCACACACCTTCTGAACACACTATCAATGGAAAAAG GTTTAATTTGGAGGCTCATTTAGTACATGAAAGCGATGATGGAAAGACTGCTGTAATTGGAATCATGTACAAGATTGGACGGCCTGATTTCTTCTTATCTATG ATAGAGAAGGATTTGAAAGCTCTTGCCAATACAAAAGGTATAGAGAGGGCCATTGGAACTATTGATCCAAATCTAATAAAAATGGATGGAAAAAAATATTACAGGTATATTGGCTCTCTAACAGTACCGCCTTGCACTGAAGATGTTGTCTGGACTATTGATAGAAAG GTGAAAACTATAACGAAAAGACAAATGAAACTGATCCGAGAAGCTGTTCATGAC GAATCTAAAACCAATGCCAGACCAGCCCAGCCAGTAAACAAACGTCCTATCAAATTCTACAAACCAGAAGAAAGGCCCTGA